The Serinus canaria isolate serCan28SL12 chromosome 23, serCan2020, whole genome shotgun sequence genome has a window encoding:
- the YTHDF2 gene encoding YTH domain-containing family protein 2 isoform X1 translates to MSASSLLEQRPKGQGNKVQNGSVHQKDGLNDDDFEPYLSPQARPNNAYTAMSDSYLPSYFSPSIGFSYSLGEAAWSTGGDPPMPYLTSYGQLSNGEPHFLPDAMFGQPGALGSTPFLGQHGFNFFPSGIDFSAWGNNSSQGQSTQSSGYSSNYAYAPSSLGGAMIDGQSAFTNETLNKAPGMNTIDQGMAALKLGSTEVASSVPKVIGSAVGSGSITSNIVTNSLPPATIAPPKPTSWADIASKPAKQQPKLKAKNGIAGPSLPPPPIKHNMDIGTWDNKGPVAKAPSQTLVQNLAQQPPQVSPQPLGQQISSSPPVTQAPGGQQSQALPPPAPLPVPPAQPTRWVAPRNRGNGFGQNGVDGNGVGQAQASSGSLSEPHPVLEKLRSVNNYNPKDFDWNPKHGRVFIIKSYSEDDIHRSIKYNIWCSTEHGNKRLDAAYRSMSGKGPVYLLFSVNGSGHFCGVAEMKSAVDYNTCAGVWSQDKWKGRFDVRWIFVKDVPNSQLRHIRLENNENKPVTNSRDTQEVPLEKAKQVLKIIATYKHTTSIFDDFSHYEKRQEEEENVKKFRLMPVEVERSKATLCSG, encoded by the exons aataatGCATACACTGCAATGTCTGATTCCTACTTACCAAGCTACTTCAGTCCTTCCATTGGATTCTCCTACTCCTTAGGTGAAGCTGCCTGGTCCACGGGGGGAGACCCCCCCATGCCCTACCTGACCTCATATGGACAGCTGAGCAATGGGGAGCCTCACTTCCTTCCTGATGCCATGTTCGGGCAGCCAGGGGCCCTTGGCAGCACTCCATTCCTTGGGCAGCACGGCTTTAACTTCTTTCCAAGTGGGATTGACTTTTCAGCTTGGGGAAATAACAGTTCTCAGGGACAATCCACTCAGAGCTCTGGCTACAGCAGCAATTATGCCTATGCTCCCAGCTCACTAGGAGGGGCCATGATCGATGGGCAGTCAGCCTTTACCAATGAGACCCTCAACAAGGCTCCTGGCATGAACACTATTGACCAGGGCATGGCAGCCCTCAAGCTGGGCAGCACGGAGGTGGCAAGCAGTGTCCCAAAAGTCATTGGCTCAGCCGTGGGGAGCGGATCTATCACCAGTAATATTGTGACGAACAGTTTGCCTCCGGCAACAATTGCACCACCAAAGCCGACCTCATGGGCTGACATTGCCAGCAAACCTGCCAAGCAGCAGCCCAAGCTGAAGGCCAAGAATGGCATTGCAGGGCCAAGTCTTCCGCCACCTCCCATAAAACATAACATGGATATTGGAACTTGGGATAACAAAGGGCCAGTGGCAAAAGCCCCGTCACAGACCTTGGTCCAGAATCTTGCTCAGCAGCCACCACAGGTGTCTCCGCAGCCCCTGGGCCAACAGATCAGTAGTAGCCCACCAGTGACCCAGGCTCCGGGTGGGCAGCAGTCGCAGGCACTGCCACCACCAGCCCCACTGCCTGTGCCACCGGCACAGCCCACCCGCTGGGTCGCCCCTCGGAATCGTGGCAACGGCTTTGGCCAGAATGGAGTGGACGGTAATGGAGTGGGACAAGCTCAGGCCAGTTCTGGTTCTCTCTCTGAGCCACACCCAGTCTTGGAGAAGTTGAGATCTGTTAACAATTACAACCCCAAGGATTTTGACTGGAACCCAAAGCATGGGCGGGTTTTCATCATTAAGAGTTACTCTGAGGACGATATCCACCGTTCAATTAAATACAACATCTGGTGCAGTACGGAGCATGGCAACAAGAGACTGGATGCAGCCTATCGCTCCATGAGTGGGAAGGGCCCCGTATACTTATTGTTCAGTGTCAACGGTAGTGGTCACTTCTGCGGTGTAGCAGAAATGAAATCTGCTGTGGACTATAAcacctgtgcaggtgtgtgGTCCCAGGACAAATGGAAGGGACGTTTTGATGTCAGGTGGATTTTTGTGAAGGACGTTCCCAACAGCCAGCTGCGACACATCCGCCTAGAGAACAACGAGAATAAACCAGTGACCAACTCCAGGGACACTCAGGAGGTGCCTCTGGAAAAGGCTAAGCAGGTGTTGAAAATTATTGCCACCTACAAGCACACCACCTCCATCTTTGATGACTTCTCACACTATGAGAAACgccaagaggaggaggagaatgtTAAAAAG TTCCGCTTGATGCCTGTGGAGGTGGAGAGGAGCAAAGCTACGCTCTGCTCAGGATAA
- the YTHDF2 gene encoding YTH domain-containing family protein 2 isoform X2, with amino-acid sequence MSASSLLEQRPKGQGNKVQNGSVHQKDGLNDDDFEPYLSPQARPNNAYTAMSDSYLPSYFSPSIGFSYSLGEAAWSTGGDPPMPYLTSYGQLSNGEPHFLPDAMFGQPGALGSTPFLGQHGFNFFPSGIDFSAWGNNSSQGQSTQSSGYSSNYAYAPSSLGGAMIDGQSAFTNETLNKAPGMNTIDQGMAALKLGSTEVASSVPKVIGSAVGSGSITSNIVTNSLPPATIAPPKPTSWADIASKPAKQQPKLKAKNGIAGPSLPPPPIKHNMDIGTWDNKGPVAKAPSQTLVQNLAQQPPQVSPQPLGQQISSSPPVTQAPGGQQSQALPPPAPLPVPPAQPTRWVAPRNRGNGFGQNGVDGNGVGQAQASSGSLSEPHPVLEKLRSVNNYNPKDFDWNPKHGRVFIIKSYSEDDIHRSIKYNIWCSTEHGNKRLDAAYRSMSGKGPVYLLFSVNGSGHFCGVAEMKSAVDYNTCAGVWSQDKWKGRFDVRWIFVKDVPNSQLRHIRLENNENKPVTNSRDTQEVPLEKAKQVLKIIATYKHTTSIFDDFSHYEKRQEEEENVKKERQGRVK; translated from the coding sequence aataatGCATACACTGCAATGTCTGATTCCTACTTACCAAGCTACTTCAGTCCTTCCATTGGATTCTCCTACTCCTTAGGTGAAGCTGCCTGGTCCACGGGGGGAGACCCCCCCATGCCCTACCTGACCTCATATGGACAGCTGAGCAATGGGGAGCCTCACTTCCTTCCTGATGCCATGTTCGGGCAGCCAGGGGCCCTTGGCAGCACTCCATTCCTTGGGCAGCACGGCTTTAACTTCTTTCCAAGTGGGATTGACTTTTCAGCTTGGGGAAATAACAGTTCTCAGGGACAATCCACTCAGAGCTCTGGCTACAGCAGCAATTATGCCTATGCTCCCAGCTCACTAGGAGGGGCCATGATCGATGGGCAGTCAGCCTTTACCAATGAGACCCTCAACAAGGCTCCTGGCATGAACACTATTGACCAGGGCATGGCAGCCCTCAAGCTGGGCAGCACGGAGGTGGCAAGCAGTGTCCCAAAAGTCATTGGCTCAGCCGTGGGGAGCGGATCTATCACCAGTAATATTGTGACGAACAGTTTGCCTCCGGCAACAATTGCACCACCAAAGCCGACCTCATGGGCTGACATTGCCAGCAAACCTGCCAAGCAGCAGCCCAAGCTGAAGGCCAAGAATGGCATTGCAGGGCCAAGTCTTCCGCCACCTCCCATAAAACATAACATGGATATTGGAACTTGGGATAACAAAGGGCCAGTGGCAAAAGCCCCGTCACAGACCTTGGTCCAGAATCTTGCTCAGCAGCCACCACAGGTGTCTCCGCAGCCCCTGGGCCAACAGATCAGTAGTAGCCCACCAGTGACCCAGGCTCCGGGTGGGCAGCAGTCGCAGGCACTGCCACCACCAGCCCCACTGCCTGTGCCACCGGCACAGCCCACCCGCTGGGTCGCCCCTCGGAATCGTGGCAACGGCTTTGGCCAGAATGGAGTGGACGGTAATGGAGTGGGACAAGCTCAGGCCAGTTCTGGTTCTCTCTCTGAGCCACACCCAGTCTTGGAGAAGTTGAGATCTGTTAACAATTACAACCCCAAGGATTTTGACTGGAACCCAAAGCATGGGCGGGTTTTCATCATTAAGAGTTACTCTGAGGACGATATCCACCGTTCAATTAAATACAACATCTGGTGCAGTACGGAGCATGGCAACAAGAGACTGGATGCAGCCTATCGCTCCATGAGTGGGAAGGGCCCCGTATACTTATTGTTCAGTGTCAACGGTAGTGGTCACTTCTGCGGTGTAGCAGAAATGAAATCTGCTGTGGACTATAAcacctgtgcaggtgtgtgGTCCCAGGACAAATGGAAGGGACGTTTTGATGTCAGGTGGATTTTTGTGAAGGACGTTCCCAACAGCCAGCTGCGACACATCCGCCTAGAGAACAACGAGAATAAACCAGTGACCAACTCCAGGGACACTCAGGAGGTGCCTCTGGAAAAGGCTAAGCAGGTGTTGAAAATTATTGCCACCTACAAGCACACCACCTCCATCTTTGATGACTTCTCACACTATGAGAAACgccaagaggaggaggagaatgtTAAAAAG